A genomic region of Arachis stenosperma cultivar V10309 chromosome 9, arast.V10309.gnm1.PFL2, whole genome shotgun sequence contains the following coding sequences:
- the LOC130951499 gene encoding putative F-box/FBD/LRR-repeat protein At4g00315 isoform X2: protein MDRISVLPEAILHDILARLPEKDAARTSVLSNEWRDTWYTFPILSIGDKIIIGSYSPQIISKLDILIGYVMRRLLKLREQSLTIKVFKLDMMPEHNKYMSHHFDLWMNMVSESCVEVLELCLLYSATYRGLPDGTEYRYDQYDLPLCVFEVRSLTKLVLKGKITLNQSFFNHSIKLFSLRTLCLRELLLEDKGIIEHLISYCPLLEDLTVYCCLVYNRKNPFPNKQFLESLFLHGLQKLKEADIQGIQEVYIDAPNLENLRYVPFPYFGSPIKLNLDSFTRLRCLRLSNTDVTDKWLLDLSHKFPFLEHLELCGCSMSDRINISSAQLMILEFTNYSDVKEVNIDAPNLLSFDYCGDHRAIISFLTSSDHLVFNASPAHEFRHGYYSLREFIQNIKPQKVLASLSLSVYHSNGFVYELLMGRKKQEWFDHFGDTKCWWHDLKIVKVTYSFNVDEKVDFKTTLNALLLPTDDPESVSFSLEL, encoded by the exons ATGGACCGAATATCTGTTCTGCCAGAAGCTATACTTCATGACATTCTTGCAAGGTTGCCAGAAAAAGATGCTGCTAGGACCAGTGTTTTGTCAAATGAATGGAGAGATACATGGTATACATTTCCCATATTATCCATTGGCGACAAGATTATTATTGGTTCTTATAGTCCTCAGATAATTAGCAAACTAGACATACTAATTGGCTATGTCATGAGAAGATTGTTGAAGCTTCGTGAGCAAAGCTTAACAATAAAAGTATTTAAGCTCGACATGATGCCAGAACACAATAAGTATATGTCCCATCATTTTGATCTTTGGATGAACATGGTTAGCGAAAGTTGTGTGGAAGTACTTGAGCTTTGCCTCCTATACTCTGCCACCTATCGTGGACTGCCTGATGGGACGGAGTATCGATACGATCAATATGACTTACCACTTTGTGTCTTTGAAGTTAGATCTCTTACTAAGTTGGTGTTGAAAGGAAAAATAACACTTAACCAATCATTCTTCAATCATTCTATCAAGTTATTTTCACTGAGAACACTATGTTTACGTGAGCTACTCCTTGAAGATAAAGGAATTATTGAGCATCTCATTTCTTACTGTCCCCTGCTTGAAGATTTAACTGTATATTGTTGTTTAGTATATAACAGGAAGAATCCATTTCCGAACAAACAATTTCTGGAATCATTATTCCTGCATGGTCTACAAAAGCTAAAGGAAGCTGATATTCAAGGAATACAAGAGGTATATATTGATGCTCCAAATCTTGAGAACTTACGTTATGTTCCTTTCCCTTATTTTGGATCTCCGATCAAATTGAATTTAGACAGTTTCACAAGATTGAGATGTTTGCGTCTGTCGAACACTGATGTTACAGACAAGTGGTTACTCGATCTATCTCATAAATTCCCTTTCCTTGAGCATTTGGAATTGTGTGGTTGCTCTATGTCTGACAGAATTAATATTTCGAGTGCTCAACTCATGATCTTGGAGTTTACAAATTACTCTGACGTGAAGGAGGTGAATATTGATGCTCCAAATTTATTATCATTTGACTATTGCGGAGATCACAGAGCTATTATATCTTTCCTAACAAGTTCTGATCATTTGGTATTCAATGCCTCTCCTGCCCATGAATTTAGGCATGGTTATTATAGCTTGAGGGAATTTATCCAAAACATTAAACCACAAAAGGTTTTGGCATCACTCTCCCTCTCTGTCTATCATTCGAATGGG TTTGTCTATGAGTTGCTGATGGGCAGAAAAAAGCAGGAGTGGTTTGACCATTTTGGTGATACAAAGTGTTGGTGGCATGACTTGAAGATTGTCAAGGTCACATACTCATTCAACGTTGACGAGAAGGTTGACTTTAAGACCACGCTAAATGCATTATTATTGCCAACTGATGACCCGGAAtctgttagttttagcttaGAATTATAA
- the LOC130951501 gene encoding uncharacterized protein LOC130951501, whose translation MLHNCSMFEHERINIPSPELKFFSLSHCSNLKEVNIDAPNLLSCEYDGKGNPVISFLRISNQLELNAHYGVIMNHRHVYSLREFVQNIKPQKVLASLSLFIHEPYSIREILGVGVLQVSSPPPCIKHVQLCFPMNMEARYFPLMNWLLSSCFPKTISFCLQSNFNMKAFIVFFYEMLMDRKKCGCYLRSRSKQCCWHGLKVVKVTHLERTYENVEDLKAMLDALPESPVEELITFGLEL comes from the exons ATGTTGCATAATTGCTCTATGTTTGAGCATGAAAGGATTAATATTCCAAGTCCTGAACTGAAGTTCTTCAGTTTATCACATTGCTCTAACTTGAAGGAGGTCAACATTGATGCTCCAAATTTATTATCCTGCGAGTATGACGGGAAAGGCAACCCTGTCATATCTTTTCTGAGAATTTCTAATCAACTTGAACTCAATGCTCATTACGGTGTGATTATGAATCATCGTCATGTTTATAGCTTGAGGGAATTTGTCCAAAACATTAAACCCCAAAAGGTTTTGGCatctctttccctttttatCCACGAGCCATATTCG ATTAGAGAAATCCTGGGTGTGGGTGTATTGCAAGTTTCATCACCTCCTCCATGTATTAAACATGTTCAATTATGTTTTCCTATGAATATGGAAGCTCGCTATTTTCCCCTTATGAATTGGTTGCTTTCAAGTTGCTTCCCGAAAACTATTTCATTCTGCTTGCAATCTAATTTTAACATGAAGGCATTCATTGTG TTTTTCTATGAGATGCTGATGGATAGAAAGAAGTGCGGGTGCTATCTCCGTTCAAGGAGCAAACAGTGTTGTTGGCATGGGTTGAAGGTTGTGAAGGTCACACATTTAGAAAGGACTTATGAAAATGTTGAAGATCTTAAAGCCATGTTAGATGCATTGCCAGAATCCCCTGTTGAGGAATTAATCACTTTTGGCTTAGAGTTGTAA
- the LOC130951499 gene encoding putative F-box/FBD/LRR-repeat protein At4g00315 isoform X1, which translates to MDRISVLPEAILHDILARLPEKDAARTSVLSNEWRDTWYTFPILSIGDKIIIGSYSPQIISKLDILIGYVMRRLLKLREQSLTIKVFKLDMMPEHNKYMSHHFDLWMNMVSESCVEVLELCLLYSATYRGLPDGTEYRYDQYDLPLCVFEVRSLTKLVLKGKITLNQSFFNHSIKLFSLRTLCLRELLLEDKGIIEHLISYCPLLEDLTVYCCLVYNRKNPFPNKQFLESLFLHGLQKLKEADIQGIQEVYIDAPNLENLRYVPFPYFGSPIKLNLDSFTRLRCLRLSNTDVTDKWLLDLSHKFPFLEHLELCGCSMSDRINISSAQLMILEFTNYSDVKEVNIDAPNLLSFDYCGDHRAIISFLTSSDHLVFNASPAHEFRHGYYSLREFIQNIKPQKVLASLSLSVYHSNGIEQNCLSIQQVLSIPPSIKYLELDSSPNEALYFHYMNWLLSCCCPKTISFFFQNDRGMKPFTVFVYELLMGRKKQEWFDHFGDTKCWWHDLKIVKVTYSFNVDEKVDFKTTLNALLLPTDDPESVSFSLEL; encoded by the exons ATGGACCGAATATCTGTTCTGCCAGAAGCTATACTTCATGACATTCTTGCAAGGTTGCCAGAAAAAGATGCTGCTAGGACCAGTGTTTTGTCAAATGAATGGAGAGATACATGGTATACATTTCCCATATTATCCATTGGCGACAAGATTATTATTGGTTCTTATAGTCCTCAGATAATTAGCAAACTAGACATACTAATTGGCTATGTCATGAGAAGATTGTTGAAGCTTCGTGAGCAAAGCTTAACAATAAAAGTATTTAAGCTCGACATGATGCCAGAACACAATAAGTATATGTCCCATCATTTTGATCTTTGGATGAACATGGTTAGCGAAAGTTGTGTGGAAGTACTTGAGCTTTGCCTCCTATACTCTGCCACCTATCGTGGACTGCCTGATGGGACGGAGTATCGATACGATCAATATGACTTACCACTTTGTGTCTTTGAAGTTAGATCTCTTACTAAGTTGGTGTTGAAAGGAAAAATAACACTTAACCAATCATTCTTCAATCATTCTATCAAGTTATTTTCACTGAGAACACTATGTTTACGTGAGCTACTCCTTGAAGATAAAGGAATTATTGAGCATCTCATTTCTTACTGTCCCCTGCTTGAAGATTTAACTGTATATTGTTGTTTAGTATATAACAGGAAGAATCCATTTCCGAACAAACAATTTCTGGAATCATTATTCCTGCATGGTCTACAAAAGCTAAAGGAAGCTGATATTCAAGGAATACAAGAGGTATATATTGATGCTCCAAATCTTGAGAACTTACGTTATGTTCCTTTCCCTTATTTTGGATCTCCGATCAAATTGAATTTAGACAGTTTCACAAGATTGAGATGTTTGCGTCTGTCGAACACTGATGTTACAGACAAGTGGTTACTCGATCTATCTCATAAATTCCCTTTCCTTGAGCATTTGGAATTGTGTGGTTGCTCTATGTCTGACAGAATTAATATTTCGAGTGCTCAACTCATGATCTTGGAGTTTACAAATTACTCTGACGTGAAGGAGGTGAATATTGATGCTCCAAATTTATTATCATTTGACTATTGCGGAGATCACAGAGCTATTATATCTTTCCTAACAAGTTCTGATCATTTGGTATTCAATGCCTCTCCTGCCCATGAATTTAGGCATGGTTATTATAGCTTGAGGGAATTTATCCAAAACATTAAACCACAAAAGGTTTTGGCATCACTCTCCCTCTCTGTCTATCATTCGAATGGG ATTGAACAGAATTGTCTGAGTATACAGCAAGTTTTATCCATTCCTCCTAGTATCAAATACTTGGAATTGGACTCTTCACCAAATGAGGCTCTTTATTTCCATTATATGAATTGGTTGCTCTCTTGTTGCTGTCCAAAAActatttcattcttcttccagaATGATCGTGGCATGAAACCATTCACGGTG TTTGTCTATGAGTTGCTGATGGGCAGAAAAAAGCAGGAGTGGTTTGACCATTTTGGTGATACAAAGTGTTGGTGGCATGACTTGAAGATTGTCAAGGTCACATACTCATTCAACGTTGACGAGAAGGTTGACTTTAAGACCACGCTAAATGCATTATTATTGCCAACTGATGACCCGGAAtctgttagttttagcttaGAATTATAA